A region from the Lentimonas sp. CC4 genome encodes:
- a CDS encoding sensor histidine kinase, with amino-acid sequence MLLTKNSRWPWLVCLILFAGFLANSISSYMVARSNMRLSITESTLPLTSDNVYSEIQRDLLRPIFISSLMANDTFLRDWALNGEVDINQITKFLHEIKVEYSTISSFFVSDISHNYYHAQGLLKEVKENEPRDAWYFKARDMDAPYEINVDLDMANQDQMTIFINYRVFDYNDNFIGMTGVGLTVKNVNNLISHYEAKYQRQIYFLNKDGEIVLRPSNSPLMNYQSLQNIPGLNDVSTDLLAQERTTLTYEREGTTYMLNCRFIPELNWFLIIEQSEQELLAPIKEQLLFNILLALLITAIVAWICGTVIKRTQLHFEQRHAELTQINHQNEIQKAELSLSAEQLSSANKKLSELNKEKDDFIGIVAHDLRNPLNGILGLCQFAEFDVESHDFDQAAFVSDVRTCGQRMLALTQSLLDVSRIEAFHGKIDLEPINCNEMIESIAAEFHAAGQQKKITIEFDLAPDDEATVYSKPDWLPVCINNVISNAVKYTPIGGKIIIRSQHSGDHFDIYIKDNGPGISKDEQSLLFTKFARLSARPTANETSTGLGLYLVKKMCERLSVEIHVESELGEGTTFKLSCPTSPNVARPESSV; translated from the coding sequence ATGCTTCTCACAAAAAACTCCCGCTGGCCATGGCTGGTCTGCTTGATCCTATTTGCTGGTTTTTTAGCCAACAGTATCAGCAGCTACATGGTGGCCCGCAGCAACATGCGCCTCAGCATCACAGAGAGCACCTTACCTCTTACTTCAGATAACGTATATTCTGAAATCCAGCGGGACTTGCTCAGGCCAATCTTTATCTCTTCCCTTATGGCCAACGACACGTTTCTACGTGACTGGGCACTGAATGGAGAAGTCGATATCAACCAAATCACGAAGTTTCTGCATGAGATAAAGGTAGAATACAGCACTATCAGTAGCTTTTTCGTATCAGACATCAGCCACAACTACTACCACGCGCAGGGATTACTAAAAGAAGTCAAAGAAAATGAGCCACGTGACGCATGGTATTTCAAAGCCAGAGACATGGATGCCCCCTACGAGATCAACGTCGACCTAGACATGGCGAACCAGGATCAAATGACGATCTTCATCAACTACCGAGTCTTCGACTATAACGACAACTTCATCGGAATGACAGGTGTCGGGCTTACGGTTAAAAACGTCAACAACCTCATCAGCCACTACGAGGCCAAATATCAGCGCCAGATCTACTTCCTCAATAAAGACGGTGAGATCGTGCTCAGGCCTTCCAATAGCCCATTGATGAACTACCAAAGCCTGCAAAATATCCCAGGGCTAAACGACGTCAGCACAGACCTACTCGCCCAAGAACGCACCACCCTCACCTATGAGCGAGAAGGCACCACATACATGCTGAATTGCCGCTTCATCCCTGAGCTCAATTGGTTCCTTATCATCGAACAAAGTGAACAAGAACTGCTGGCACCGATTAAAGAACAGCTCCTGTTCAACATTCTCCTCGCTCTCCTAATCACCGCAATCGTGGCGTGGATCTGCGGCACCGTCATCAAGCGCACCCAGCTCCACTTCGAACAGCGTCATGCCGAGCTCACTCAGATTAATCATCAAAATGAAATCCAGAAGGCGGAACTGAGCCTCTCAGCCGAGCAACTCTCCTCTGCGAACAAAAAGCTTTCGGAGCTCAATAAAGAGAAGGACGATTTCATTGGCATTGTCGCCCACGACCTACGCAACCCACTCAACGGTATCCTAGGACTTTGCCAGTTTGCTGAGTTCGACGTCGAGTCACACGACTTCGACCAAGCCGCCTTCGTCTCTGATGTGCGCACCTGCGGCCAGCGTATGCTCGCACTCACGCAATCCCTACTCGATGTATCACGCATCGAAGCCTTCCACGGTAAAATCGACCTTGAGCCGATTAATTGCAATGAGATGATCGAAAGCATCGCCGCCGAGTTCCACGCTGCGGGGCAACAGAAGAAGATCACCATCGAATTCGACTTAGCGCCAGACGACGAAGCCACCGTTTACAGCAAGCCCGACTGGCTGCCCGTATGTATCAACAACGTGATCAGTAATGCGGTGAAATATACACCGATCGGCGGCAAAATCATCATCCGCAGCCAACACAGTGGAGACCACTTCGATATATATATTAAAGACAACGGCCCAGGCATCAGTAAGGACGAGCAGTCATTGCTGTTTACTAAATTCGCCCGACTCTCAGCAAGGCCAACCGCCAACGAGACCTCCACAGGACTGGGGCTCTATTTAGTCAAAAAGATGTGCGAGCGCCTCAGCGTAGAGATACACGTAGAGAGCGAACTGGGCGAAGGCACCACCTTTAAACTCTCTTGCCCGACCAGCCCGAACGTAGCGCGCCCAGAATCAAGCGTTTAA
- a CDS encoding prepilin-type N-terminal cleavage/methylation domain-containing protein produces the protein MKHKPPLPLRGFTLIELLSVIAIIAILAGILIPAVSAARHQSSSTKSISNLRQIGIAAMTHANENKGRFPSAYWKASDGWMKTLYERIYQEPFVDNGANGAGLEDTVFWSPVVESTPATQRFCYGMNDYFRTFSGQKPLKNGDDVPQDGPLNLAILHPARTCFIAETKGGVVCKSSAGTAQIDFRNAGDTAGVLFFDGHVESLTDEQVPDNWQGDGRMFWMGGPVARPKI, from the coding sequence ATGAAGCATAAGCCCCCATTGCCCCTACGAGGATTCACTCTGATTGAGCTACTAAGTGTTATCGCAATTATTGCGATCTTGGCCGGAATTTTAATACCTGCCGTTTCCGCAGCTCGCCACCAATCAAGCTCTACGAAATCGATCTCCAATCTTCGTCAAATCGGAATTGCGGCAATGACCCATGCCAATGAAAACAAAGGACGCTTCCCTTCGGCATACTGGAAAGCCAGTGACGGCTGGATGAAAACGCTCTACGAGCGCATCTACCAAGAGCCCTTCGTAGACAACGGTGCCAATGGCGCCGGATTGGAAGATACTGTATTTTGGTCGCCCGTAGTTGAGAGCACCCCAGCCACACAGCGTTTTTGCTATGGGATGAATGATTACTTTCGGACATTCAGTGGACAAAAGCCGCTGAAAAATGGCGATGACGTGCCACAGGATGGGCCGCTGAACCTGGCAATTTTACATCCTGCCAGAACCTGCTTCATCGCAGAAACAAAGGGAGGTGTTGTTTGCAAATCCAGCGCGGGCACTGCTCAAATTGATTTTCGCAATGCAGGTGACACCGCAGGGGTCTTATTCTTTGATGGTCACGTAGAATCGCTCACCGACGAACAAGTGCCAGATAACTGGCAAGGCGACGGTCGCATGTTCTGGATGGGCGGCCCGGTGGCACGTCCAAAGATTTAA
- the mfd gene encoding transcription-repair coupling factor — MAGLLPDTGTATLFHGISAEARAALVTTLAKEWAKQTSVLLVTDPRRAQELATEAETYAQWLTPKTTLEVLHFPEEPPPDIDATRRADRICERLTVLSALLRPSKNARLIVATPEALLGACPDRTHFESRQLKLRTGEAHPFKALIDTFIHELDYDSEALCEHPGQLATRGGLIDIYPYDANQPYRLDFFGDEIESIRTFDPSTQRTLENVQSITVSAAESAKDAAASDGKFIDYLSEAPIAWLLEEPSQLVREHPYRFEKLTNTSGNIRSLEQVFALRTAANDLRLGICSVDTDPVLFDGAARVELTTEPTENYRHHTDAVQVGFDRFESEQSARNKFESNIADWAKKEKRTLYFVTASESEASRIAELLADNPLTAKLKPKYLHGTISGGFLCSGAPTWLPLKQTKTSKGIVLITDTEYFGRQRRKINRTQERARPTISQVDQLLDFTELADGDPLVHLQHGVCLFRGLSKLEIQGGTKEVITVEFADQMTVHVPLHESHLLTRYVGLTKSSPKLGKIGGAAWDKTRAAAEIATLDYAAELLTLHAERSQHGGYQFPSDHPWQATFEGAFPFSETPDQLTAIEATKSDMEAAQPMDRLICGDVGFGKTEVAIRAALKAVLAGKQVALLVPTTVLCQQHLNTFRERMAEYPIIIDMVSRFRSAKQNREIIANLAEGRIDIVIGTHRLLSKDVHFQDLGLLVVDEEQRFGVKQKERIKQLRANVDILTLSATPIPRTLYMALAGARAMSVIETPPVNRRPIETIVKSYSADLIKSAIQAETDRGGQVFYLHNRVSTIEGVANQVREMHPKLRVAVGHGQMEEGHLEKIMTKFVAGDFDVLVCTTIIESGIDIPNCNTLIIEGADRFGLAQLYQIRGRVGRFKRQAYAYLLLHRHAALVDNAQKRLNALKQHNQLGAGFRIAMRDLELRGAGNLLGSQQSGHIAGVGFELYCQLLKQSVARLKGEPGADRIRAEVKLDFIATGEGGSRSRRTSGSFAFAAIKEAEYSGDHSDQLIEAALPADYVAEPRLRIDLYRRLALANTDAIIQEIAEELVDRFGKLPRATQALIEVSRVRVFAEGAGVRRVESESERLICRLALPGKSGEFLKTGARFPRLSAKDPLKRLNEIQKFLIRNQKSTAL, encoded by the coding sequence ATGGCAGGACTTCTTCCAGATACTGGCACGGCCACCTTGTTTCACGGCATCAGCGCCGAGGCGCGCGCCGCGCTGGTCACCACACTCGCAAAGGAATGGGCGAAGCAGACCTCCGTCCTGCTTGTCACCGATCCGCGCCGCGCACAAGAGCTCGCAACGGAGGCAGAAACCTACGCGCAATGGCTCACCCCCAAGACCACGCTCGAAGTCCTGCACTTCCCCGAAGAGCCACCGCCGGACATCGACGCCACCCGCCGCGCCGACCGCATTTGCGAGCGCCTGACGGTGCTCAGCGCACTGCTACGACCCAGTAAAAACGCCCGCCTCATCGTTGCCACGCCCGAGGCACTACTCGGCGCCTGCCCCGATCGCACACACTTCGAAAGCCGCCAGCTCAAGCTACGCACGGGCGAAGCGCATCCGTTTAAAGCGCTGATCGACACTTTCATACACGAGCTCGACTACGACTCCGAAGCCCTCTGCGAACACCCAGGCCAACTCGCCACGCGCGGCGGCCTGATCGACATCTACCCCTACGATGCCAACCAGCCCTACCGACTCGACTTCTTTGGCGATGAGATCGAGAGCATCCGCACCTTTGACCCTAGCACGCAGCGCACACTAGAAAACGTCCAATCCATTACCGTATCGGCAGCCGAAAGCGCCAAAGACGCCGCTGCGAGCGACGGTAAATTCATCGATTATTTAAGCGAGGCACCGATTGCATGGTTATTGGAAGAGCCCTCGCAACTCGTGCGCGAGCATCCCTATCGCTTTGAGAAACTAACCAACACCAGCGGCAATATTCGCAGCTTAGAGCAGGTGTTCGCACTACGCACCGCGGCCAATGACCTGCGCCTCGGTATTTGCTCGGTGGATACAGACCCCGTGCTGTTCGACGGCGCCGCTAGAGTCGAACTCACCACCGAGCCGACCGAGAACTACCGCCACCATACCGACGCGGTGCAAGTCGGATTTGATCGCTTCGAGTCCGAGCAAAGCGCCCGCAACAAATTTGAAAGCAATATCGCAGACTGGGCGAAGAAGGAAAAGCGCACACTCTACTTCGTGACTGCTAGCGAGAGCGAGGCGAGCCGCATCGCCGAGTTACTCGCAGACAACCCACTCACCGCGAAGCTCAAGCCGAAGTATCTACACGGCACCATCTCCGGCGGGTTCCTCTGCTCCGGCGCACCCACATGGCTGCCACTCAAGCAGACTAAAACCTCCAAAGGCATCGTCCTCATTACCGACACCGAATATTTCGGCCGGCAGCGACGTAAAATCAACCGCACCCAAGAGCGCGCGCGGCCAACTATTTCGCAGGTCGATCAATTGCTCGACTTCACCGAACTCGCCGACGGTGATCCGCTGGTGCATTTGCAGCACGGCGTCTGCTTGTTTCGGGGGCTGAGCAAACTAGAGATCCAAGGTGGGACGAAGGAAGTGATCACCGTCGAATTTGCGGATCAAATGACGGTGCACGTGCCGCTGCACGAGTCGCACCTACTCACACGCTACGTCGGCCTGACCAAATCCAGCCCGAAGCTCGGTAAAATCGGCGGAGCCGCATGGGACAAGACCCGCGCCGCCGCCGAAATCGCCACACTCGACTACGCAGCCGAGCTACTCACGCTGCATGCCGAACGCAGTCAGCACGGCGGTTATCAATTCCCCTCCGATCACCCGTGGCAAGCGACCTTCGAAGGAGCCTTTCCCTTTTCAGAGACGCCTGATCAGCTCACCGCGATTGAAGCCACCAAGTCCGACATGGAAGCGGCGCAACCAATGGATCGCCTGATTTGCGGCGACGTGGGTTTTGGTAAAACCGAGGTTGCGATCCGCGCCGCGCTCAAAGCCGTGCTGGCGGGCAAGCAAGTCGCCCTACTCGTGCCGACCACCGTGCTCTGCCAGCAGCATCTGAATACCTTTCGCGAGCGCATGGCCGAATATCCGATCATCATCGACATGGTCAGCCGCTTCCGCAGCGCCAAGCAGAATAGGGAAATCATCGCCAACCTCGCCGAGGGCCGCATCGACATCGTGATCGGCACGCACCGTTTGCTGAGTAAAGATGTGCACTTTCAAGATCTCGGTCTGCTCGTGGTCGATGAGGAGCAGCGCTTCGGCGTGAAACAGAAAGAGCGCATTAAGCAGCTGCGCGCCAACGTCGACATCCTCACGCTCAGCGCCACACCGATCCCTCGCACACTTTATATGGCGCTGGCCGGCGCACGCGCAATGAGCGTGATCGAGACGCCGCCCGTCAATCGGCGCCCCATCGAGACCATCGTCAAAAGCTACTCTGCCGACTTGATCAAAAGCGCGATCCAGGCTGAGACCGATCGCGGCGGCCAAGTATTCTACCTGCACAACCGTGTCTCCACCATCGAAGGCGTGGCGAATCAGGTGCGCGAAATGCACCCGAAACTGCGCGTCGCTGTCGGTCACGGGCAAATGGAAGAAGGCCACTTGGAAAAGATTATGACGAAATTCGTCGCCGGCGACTTCGACGTATTGGTCTGCACCACGATCATCGAGTCCGGCATCGACATACCAAATTGTAATACCTTGATCATCGAAGGTGCGGACCGCTTCGGGCTCGCACAGCTCTACCAGATCCGCGGACGCGTTGGCCGATTCAAGCGCCAAGCCTACGCCTATCTACTCCTGCACCGCCACGCCGCATTGGTGGACAACGCGCAGAAACGCCTCAATGCATTGAAGCAACACAACCAGCTCGGCGCGGGCTTCCGCATCGCGATGCGCGATCTTGAACTGCGCGGCGCGGGCAATCTACTTGGCTCACAACAAAGCGGGCACATCGCAGGCGTCGGCTTCGAGCTTTACTGTCAATTGCTCAAGCAGAGCGTCGCCCGCCTCAAAGGCGAGCCCGGCGCAGATCGCATCCGCGCCGAAGTGAAGCTCGACTTCATCGCCACTGGCGAAGGTGGTTCCCGCTCACGCCGCACCAGCGGCAGCTTCGCCTTTGCCGCGATCAAGGAGGCAGAATACAGCGGCGATCACTCGGATCAACTCATCGAAGCCGCGCTGCCCGCCGACTATGTCGCCGAGCCACGCCTACGTATCGACCTCTACCGCCGACTCGCGTTGGCCAACACCGACGCAATCATTCAGGAAATCGCCGAAGAGCTGGTTGATCGCTTCGGGAAACTCCCCCGCGCCACGCAGGCACTGATCGAAGTCAGTCGCGTGCGCGTCTTTGCTGAAGGCGCGGGCGTGCGCCGCGTAGAAAGCGAGAGCGAGCGTCTAATTTGCCGACTCGCGCTGCCTGGAAAATCCGGCGAATTCCTCAAAACGGGTGCACGTTTTCCTAGATTGTCCGCAAAAGACCCCCTAAAAAGGCTAAATGAAATCCAGAAGTTCTTGATTCGTAACCAGAAATCGACAGCACTTTAG
- a CDS encoding FAD-dependent oxidoreductase, with product MNSQVNSVDLGNRESDQWLQMGTGEMQTPQRRQVLEFDVAVIGGGMAGVCAAVAAARNGSKVVLVQDRSVLGGNASSELRVVVHGVTKLNNGLADRETGIIEEILLHNRFCNQQGSFTVWDHVLYDFVIREPNIKLLFDTQALRANMEGDRIVSARCWQGPTETEITIHAKQFIDCSGDGLMAATAGALYRTGREARSEFNEKFAPEEADGWTLGATILLSSTDMGKPTPFEAPSFAIPYSGDKNHENSGHDDRSILPFHEGFWWVEVGSNFDIVGDFDEIRHKLMGYAYGVWDYAKNSGKFPETENFALDWVGSVPGRRESRRFIGDHILSESDLLRHKHFDDAVAFGGWPLDEHNPGGIENLKDPPSFWHAHFDKVYQVPFRSLYSKNVSNLLFAGRNVSVTHVALSSTRVMATCATMGQAVGTAAAMCVAKDISPRELGQHYIKELQEQLMLDDAYIPEHPSQDSKDLAKQADRIVASSTASGDVNLLLDGVSRDEHGSTHHWASEGVDATLMFEWDAPVSISSLYVKCDTNVNRNIMMLKYHRDDKSYAPDVPAEMLKALEVEACVQGEWIKVGELENNKTRLIRFHFDTVEASALRLRLKETYGAPNVKLFEVRCYSS from the coding sequence GCTTGAGTTTGATGTCGCTGTGATCGGTGGGGGGATGGCTGGTGTTTGTGCGGCAGTTGCTGCTGCGCGCAACGGTTCAAAGGTTGTGCTCGTTCAAGATCGCTCGGTGCTTGGTGGCAACGCGTCCAGTGAGTTACGAGTCGTGGTGCACGGGGTGACGAAGTTGAACAACGGCTTGGCTGATCGCGAAACTGGCATCATCGAAGAAATTCTATTGCACAATCGCTTTTGTAATCAACAGGGCTCTTTTACCGTGTGGGATCATGTGCTGTATGACTTTGTGATACGTGAGCCGAACATCAAGTTGTTGTTCGATACGCAGGCGCTGCGTGCTAATATGGAGGGCGATCGCATCGTGTCGGCGCGTTGTTGGCAGGGGCCGACTGAGACCGAGATCACGATCCATGCGAAACAGTTTATCGACTGCTCGGGCGATGGTCTGATGGCAGCGACAGCAGGTGCGTTGTATCGCACTGGCCGCGAGGCGCGTTCTGAGTTTAATGAGAAATTCGCTCCAGAGGAAGCCGATGGTTGGACGCTTGGAGCTACGATTTTACTATCGTCCACGGATATGGGCAAGCCGACGCCGTTCGAAGCACCGTCCTTTGCGATCCCGTATAGCGGCGATAAGAATCATGAAAACAGCGGTCACGACGACCGTAGCATTCTGCCATTTCATGAGGGCTTTTGGTGGGTCGAGGTCGGCAGTAACTTTGATATCGTGGGCGACTTCGATGAGATTCGCCATAAGCTAATGGGCTATGCCTATGGTGTGTGGGACTATGCCAAGAATTCTGGTAAGTTCCCTGAAACCGAAAACTTTGCCTTGGATTGGGTCGGCTCAGTGCCCGGGCGTCGTGAGTCGCGCCGCTTTATTGGCGATCATATACTCTCAGAGTCCGATTTGTTGAGGCATAAACATTTTGACGATGCGGTGGCCTTCGGCGGTTGGCCGCTGGATGAGCACAATCCTGGTGGCATTGAAAATCTGAAAGATCCTCCAAGCTTCTGGCACGCGCACTTCGACAAGGTGTATCAAGTGCCATTTCGTAGTTTGTATTCGAAGAACGTATCCAATCTTCTATTCGCGGGACGTAATGTCAGTGTCACTCATGTTGCGCTGTCTTCAACTCGCGTGATGGCGACGTGTGCGACCATGGGGCAGGCTGTCGGCACGGCTGCAGCAATGTGTGTGGCAAAAGATATTTCGCCGCGTGAGCTTGGGCAGCATTATATAAAGGAGCTACAAGAGCAACTCATGCTCGATGATGCCTATATTCCAGAGCATCCATCGCAGGACTCGAAGGATCTGGCCAAGCAGGCAGATCGTATAGTCGCCTCCTCAACAGCCTCTGGTGATGTCAACTTACTCCTCGATGGTGTGTCGCGTGACGAACATGGCAGCACGCACCATTGGGCATCTGAAGGTGTGGATGCCACGCTGATGTTTGAATGGGATGCGCCGGTCTCGATTTCTAGTCTTTATGTCAAGTGCGACACCAACGTGAATCGTAACATCATGATGCTGAAGTATCATCGCGACGATAAGAGTTATGCGCCGGATGTGCCGGCTGAAATGCTTAAAGCATTAGAGGTGGAAGCCTGTGTGCAGGGTGAATGGATTAAAGTAGGGGAGTTGGAGAACAACAAGACCCGCTTGATTCGATTCCACTTCGATACGGTTGAAGCCAGTGCCTTGCGTTTGCGCCTAAAGGAAACCTACGGCGCGCCGAACGTTAAGTTGTTCGAAGTGCGCTGCTACAGCAGTTAA
- a CDS encoding peptidylprolyl isomerase, whose amino-acid sequence MTLKRTLSFLITSLALLGFAHNAYAQQDAALIRLGNGIAAIAEGEIITIEQLRRELEPVIPRLRAEARTEEEFSQRIDQISREVLQNLIDRILIVKAAEEKGLLLPQSYIDQEYDEVLNRDFGGDRARFLEYLRAQGLTAREFRENIYKRVVVNVMRQQNRKSQSEISPERIQTFYIENKIRFYQEEAMHLRQIILTPMADEGTALLNQTAKQIMQELGEGDNFGDLARKYSQDEMSRKGGDWGWIERQDIRKELSNVAFDLEPGQYSQPVELNNTIFILYCEDKREEMIQPVTEVRDAIENVLVGEIARETQERWLQGIRENGYVRYFM is encoded by the coding sequence ATGACGCTTAAACGCACTCTTTCTTTTCTTATCACTTCTCTCGCCCTGCTCGGCTTCGCACACAACGCGTATGCCCAGCAAGACGCCGCACTCATTCGCTTAGGCAACGGCATTGCCGCCATCGCAGAAGGTGAGATCATCACCATCGAGCAGCTCCGCCGAGAGCTAGAGCCAGTCATCCCACGCCTGCGTGCCGAAGCCCGCACCGAAGAGGAGTTCTCCCAGCGTATCGACCAAATCAGCCGCGAAGTGCTGCAAAACTTGATCGACCGCATCCTCATCGTCAAAGCAGCCGAAGAAAAAGGCCTCCTACTCCCCCAGTCTTACATCGATCAGGAATACGACGAAGTCCTCAACCGTGACTTTGGTGGTGATCGCGCCCGCTTCCTAGAATACCTGCGCGCCCAAGGCCTCACTGCTCGCGAATTCCGTGAAAACATATACAAGCGCGTCGTCGTGAACGTCATGCGTCAGCAGAACCGCAAATCTCAATCCGAGATCAGCCCTGAACGTATTCAAACCTTCTACATCGAAAACAAGATCCGCTTTTATCAAGAAGAAGCCATGCACCTGCGGCAAATCATTCTGACTCCGATGGCCGACGAAGGCACCGCACTGTTGAATCAAACAGCCAAGCAGATCATGCAAGAACTCGGTGAAGGCGATAACTTCGGTGACCTCGCACGTAAATACAGCCAAGACGAAATGAGCCGCAAAGGTGGCGACTGGGGCTGGATCGAGCGCCAAGACATCCGTAAAGAGCTCAGCAATGTCGCCTTCGACCTAGAGCCCGGCCAATACAGCCAGCCCGTAGAGCTCAACAACACCATCTTCATCCTCTATTGCGAAGACAAGCGTGAGGAAATGATCCAGCCCGTCACCGAAGTGCGTGATGCGATCGAAAATGTCCTCGTCGGTGAGATCGCCCGCGAAACTCAAGAGCGCTGGCTCCAAGGCATCCGTGAGAATGGCTACGTGCGCTACTTCATGTAG